Proteins encoded together in one Bradyrhizobium sp. PSBB068 window:
- a CDS encoding TetR/AcrR family transcriptional regulator codes for MNIVQEESRRDRKKLQRRALLIEIARRYIAIKGLRSLKVRDVAEAAGCSIGSVYNEFGDFDGLILTVNRETVQALAARLKAVPAEDPLRQLHGLADAYLGFASEHANLLRSLFEHRMEDDRPFPEDILAMVMDAFALMHAPLVRLLPDRDPNEVALLSRMMFSAVHGIISLGLEERMVAVPPEMLRERLTQFVDTHLAGLGVARGA; via the coding sequence ATGAACATTGTTCAAGAAGAATCACGACGGGACCGGAAAAAACTTCAGCGGCGAGCTCTGCTGATCGAGATCGCGCGTCGATATATCGCGATTAAAGGATTGAGATCATTGAAGGTTCGTGATGTCGCCGAGGCCGCCGGCTGCTCCATCGGCAGCGTCTATAACGAGTTCGGCGACTTCGACGGCCTGATCCTGACCGTGAACAGGGAGACCGTTCAGGCCCTGGCCGCGCGGCTCAAGGCCGTCCCGGCCGAGGATCCCCTGCGCCAGCTCCACGGGCTCGCGGACGCCTATCTCGGCTTCGCCAGCGAGCACGCCAATCTGCTGCGCTCGCTGTTCGAGCACCGGATGGAGGACGACCGGCCGTTTCCGGAGGATATCCTGGCGATGGTGATGGATGCGTTCGCGCTGATGCATGCGCCGCTGGTGCGGCTGTTGCCCGATCGCGATCCGAACGAGGTCGCGCTACTGTCGCGGATGATGTTCTCCGCGGTCCACGGCATCATATCGCTGGGCCTCGAGGAGCGGATGGTCGCGGTGCCGCCGGAGATGCTGCGCGAGCGGCTCACGCAGTTCGTCGACACGCATCTCGCCGGATTGGGCGTGGCGCGCGGCGCGTAA
- a CDS encoding acyl-[ACP]--phospholipid O-acyltransferase, giving the protein MIKELMTSRRFAPLFWSQFCSALNDNVLKNALVIMLLYGVANEQGPALVQLAGAVFIFPFFVLSALGGELADRYVKSIVARRLKFFEIFAAAFAAAGFFTHSIPLLFIALALFGIVAALFGPVKYAVLPDQLSVSELATGNALVEGATFMAILIGTIAGGLFVAGASHMGWICAAVVGLSVLSWGFASRIPVTQPSAPELAITKNPWTSTVRLLKSLYAEPRLWDGMVIVSWFWMVGAIVLSLLPALIKEGVGGTEGVVTLCLAVFAIGIAAGSLFAAQLSHVRPNLALVPIGAIVMGVVGLDLALAIATTSLGKDVTAAAFATSFGGFRMLADFFLFAFGGGLFVVPSFAAVQAWTAPSERARIIAAGNILQAGFMVAGAVFVGALQATGLPIAWIFFGLAIASFGTVWFVLTKWGKEGVRDFGALLFRALFRLEVRGMENLPPAGTRMLIAPNHVSLVDGPLLHAMLPIDASFAVDTGIAKAWWAKPFLKMIKHYTMDPSKPLAARDLIKLVAAGEPVVIFPEGRITVSGSLMKVYDGTAMIADKADAVVVPVRIEGAQRSHLSYLKNGEIKRSWFPKVTISILPPVKLPVDQALRGKARRNAAGAALQDVMIDAMVQNAMLDQTLFEGLGHAYRDRDTGKPVIEDALGTKLTYRKLILGAQVLSRKLEQGTSVGENVGVLLPNSAGVAVVFMALQTIGRVPAMLNFSAGPVNVLAAMKAAQVKTVLTSQAFIEKGKLDKLIAAMAGQARVIYLEDVRAGISLSDKIAGFRAGIAPRIARSANDPAVILFTSGSEGTPKGVVLSHRNILANAAQALARVDANANDKVFNVLPVFHSFGLTGGMMMPILGGIPIFMYPSPLHYRIVPELIYQTGATILFGTDTFLTGYARSAHAYDFRTLRLVIAGAEAVKERTRQVYMERYGIRILEGYGVTETAPVLAMNTPMANRQGTVGRISPLMQYRLDPVPGIEEGGRLSVKGPNVMIGYLRVENPGVLEPLPDGWHDTGDIVTVDAQGFIAIKGRAKRFAKIAGEMVSLSAVEAMASALWPQAMSVAVTLPDQRKGERIVLLTTERNADRAAMQRQAKSVGASELSVPADIRVVDKVPLLGTGKTDYVGATALAKELATAPATQSEPAGDEPEPESLQQHVA; this is encoded by the coding sequence ATGATCAAGGAATTGATGACGTCCCGCCGCTTCGCGCCGCTGTTCTGGTCGCAGTTCTGCTCTGCTTTGAACGACAACGTGCTGAAGAACGCGCTGGTCATCATGCTGCTGTATGGCGTCGCCAACGAGCAGGGGCCGGCATTGGTTCAGCTCGCGGGTGCGGTGTTTATCTTCCCGTTCTTCGTGCTGTCGGCACTCGGCGGTGAACTCGCCGACCGCTACGTCAAATCGATCGTCGCCCGCCGGCTGAAGTTCTTCGAGATCTTCGCCGCGGCTTTCGCCGCCGCCGGTTTCTTCACCCATTCGATCCCGCTGCTGTTCATTGCGCTGGCGCTGTTCGGCATCGTCGCCGCGCTGTTCGGGCCGGTGAAATATGCCGTGCTGCCCGACCAACTGTCGGTGTCCGAACTTGCGACCGGCAACGCACTGGTCGAGGGCGCGACCTTCATGGCGATCCTGATCGGCACCATCGCGGGCGGGCTGTTCGTCGCGGGTGCCAGCCATATGGGCTGGATCTGCGCCGCCGTGGTCGGCCTGTCGGTGCTGTCCTGGGGGTTTGCGTCGCGCATTCCGGTGACACAGCCTTCCGCGCCTGAGCTTGCCATTACCAAGAACCCGTGGACCTCGACGGTGCGCCTGTTGAAGTCGCTCTATGCCGAGCCGCGGCTGTGGGACGGCATGGTGATCGTGTCCTGGTTCTGGATGGTCGGCGCGATCGTGCTGTCGCTGCTGCCTGCGCTGATCAAGGAGGGCGTCGGCGGCACCGAGGGCGTGGTCACGCTGTGCCTCGCGGTGTTCGCGATCGGCATCGCTGCCGGTTCGCTGTTCGCCGCGCAGCTCAGCCATGTTCGGCCGAATCTCGCGCTGGTGCCGATCGGCGCCATCGTGATGGGCGTGGTCGGCCTAGACCTCGCACTTGCGATCGCCACCACCTCGCTCGGCAAGGACGTCACCGCGGCTGCGTTCGCGACCTCGTTCGGTGGCTTCCGCATGCTGGCCGACTTCTTCCTGTTCGCTTTCGGCGGCGGCCTGTTCGTGGTGCCGTCGTTTGCCGCCGTGCAGGCCTGGACCGCGCCGTCCGAGCGCGCCCGCATCATCGCTGCGGGCAACATTTTGCAGGCGGGCTTCATGGTTGCCGGCGCGGTGTTCGTCGGCGCGCTGCAGGCTACCGGTCTGCCGATCGCCTGGATCTTCTTCGGCCTTGCGATCGCGAGCTTCGGCACCGTCTGGTTCGTGCTGACCAAGTGGGGCAAGGAGGGCGTCCGCGATTTCGGCGCGCTGCTGTTCCGCGCGCTGTTCCGCCTCGAAGTGCGCGGCATGGAGAACCTGCCGCCCGCCGGCACGCGGATGCTGATCGCGCCCAATCACGTCAGTTTGGTCGACGGTCCGTTGCTGCATGCCATGCTGCCGATCGACGCCAGCTTTGCCGTCGACACCGGCATCGCCAAGGCGTGGTGGGCCAAGCCGTTCCTGAAGATGATCAAGCACTACACGATGGACCCGTCGAAGCCGTTGGCTGCGCGCGACCTGATCAAGCTGGTCGCCGCCGGCGAGCCGGTCGTGATCTTCCCGGAAGGCCGCATCACGGTGTCCGGTTCGCTGATGAAGGTCTATGACGGCACCGCGATGATCGCCGACAAGGCCGATGCGGTGGTCGTTCCGGTCCGCATCGAGGGCGCGCAGCGCTCGCATCTCAGCTATCTCAAGAACGGCGAGATCAAGCGCTCCTGGTTTCCCAAGGTGACGATCTCGATCCTGCCGCCGGTGAAGCTGCCGGTCGACCAGGCGCTGAGGGGCAAGGCGCGCCGCAACGCCGCCGGCGCCGCGCTGCAGGACGTCATGATCGATGCCATGGTCCAGAACGCGATGCTCGACCAGACGCTGTTCGAAGGTCTCGGCCATGCCTATCGCGACCGCGACACCGGCAAGCCTGTTATCGAGGACGCGCTCGGCACCAAGCTGACTTATCGCAAGCTAATCCTCGGGGCGCAGGTTCTGAGCCGCAAGCTCGAGCAGGGGACCTCGGTAGGCGAAAATGTCGGCGTGCTGTTGCCGAATTCGGCCGGCGTTGCTGTCGTGTTCATGGCGTTGCAGACCATCGGCCGCGTGCCGGCGATGCTCAACTTCTCGGCCGGGCCGGTCAACGTGCTGGCCGCGATGAAGGCGGCGCAGGTCAAGACCGTGCTGACCTCGCAGGCCTTCATCGAGAAGGGCAAGCTCGACAAGCTGATCGCGGCGATGGCCGGCCAGGCACGCGTGATCTATCTCGAGGATGTCAGAGCCGGCATCAGCCTCTCCGACAAGATTGCGGGCTTCCGCGCCGGCATCGCGCCGCGCATTGCGCGAAGCGCGAATGATCCCGCGGTGATCCTGTTTACCTCGGGTTCGGAAGGCACGCCGAAGGGCGTCGTGCTGTCCCACCGCAACATCCTCGCCAACGCAGCGCAGGCGCTGGCGCGGGTCGATGCCAATGCCAACGACAAGGTGTTCAATGTCCTGCCGGTATTCCACTCGTTCGGCCTGACCGGTGGCATGATGATGCCGATCCTCGGCGGCATCCCGATCTTCATGTATCCGTCGCCGCTGCATTACCGGATCGTGCCCGAGCTGATCTACCAGACCGGCGCCACCATCCTGTTCGGCACCGACACCTTCCTCACCGGCTACGCCCGCTCGGCGCATGCCTATGATTTCCGCACGCTGCGGCTCGTCATCGCCGGCGCGGAAGCGGTGAAGGAGCGCACGCGGCAGGTCTATATGGAGCGCTATGGCATTCGCATCCTCGAGGGCTACGGCGTCACCGAGACCGCGCCGGTGCTCGCGATGAACACGCCGATGGCCAACCGCCAAGGCACCGTCGGCCGGATTTCGCCGTTGATGCAGTACCGCCTCGATCCGGTCCCCGGCATCGAGGAGGGCGGCCGGCTGTCGGTGAAGGGGCCGAACGTCATGATCGGCTATCTCCGTGTCGAGAATCCCGGCGTGCTGGAGCCGCTGCCCGATGGTTGGCACGACACCGGCGACATCGTCACGGTCGATGCGCAGGGCTTCATCGCGATCAAGGGCCGCGCCAAGCGCTTCGCCAAGATCGCGGGCGAAATGGTCTCGCTCTCCGCAGTGGAGGCGATGGCATCGGCGCTGTGGCCGCAGGCGATGTCGGTTGCGGTGACGCTGCCCGATCAACGCAAGGGCGAGCGCATCGTGCTGCTCACCACCGAGAGGAATGCCGACCGCGCCGCGATGCAGCGCCAGGC